The following coding sequences lie in one Bacteroidota bacterium genomic window:
- a CDS encoding CHAP domain-containing protein codes for MFARVPLLILFLFFVASTNAQESNSIAKKILSFCDANKGKKVGKGECWDLAKEALNNAEATWTPPYAFGKELKKKDLILAGDIIQFEKVTIEYPDGAWKDLPHHTAIIYKVVEGQKLIVAEQNANGKRFVIFSEIDLSYVKKGKFTIYRPQ; via the coding sequence ATGTTTGCTCGCGTTCCCTTATTAATCCTATTCCTCTTCTTTGTTGCGTCTACAAACGCGCAAGAATCAAATTCCATTGCTAAAAAAATTCTTTCATTTTGTGATGCCAACAAAGGAAAAAAAGTGGGCAAGGGAGAATGTTGGGACCTTGCAAAAGAAGCACTAAACAATGCAGAAGCAACCTGGACACCACCCTACGCTTTCGGAAAGGAATTGAAAAAAAAGGATTTGATTTTGGCTGGTGATATCATTCAATTTGAAAAAGTAACAATTGAATATCCTGATGGTGCTTGGAAAGACTTGCCACATCATACAGCCATTATTTACAAGGTTGTAGAAGGCCAAAAGCTTATTGTGGCAGAGCAAAATGCCAACGGAAAACGATTCGTTATCTTTTCTGAAATCGATTTATCGTATGTCAAAAAAGGTAAATTCACTATTTATCGCCCGCAGTAA